A part of Syngnathus acus chromosome 20, fSynAcu1.2, whole genome shotgun sequence genomic DNA contains:
- the LOC119139591 gene encoding titin-like, with protein sequence MPASKRGTEEPLDPQAKLRRLEDIGEALQSETTPAINNRSHKEIHLHEITDAVAPRTKRKLEEEEEATEGNPSKSSRQTSPVRTTLGPPVTKHSSAFCREAPSDDFNTEFNVDNTPSDSSKDGLFTESNEQGLTKKYSSLIQTKPASDSLQVSEELPSPPAEFVQNEHSYGKSSDSSLDSILDTTENTTKESRAANIIFTAEEKERKEADDQRLPANHPLASSLTHSEDAAAGGAAAIRSRAVGTFCSSNGDAHLEQLVCEQNWQTDSISECIETVTSVIKQDLTQNTDQEKHDVTVSGDLMRLNDVSGEDQMPPNVNAEEIVLESCNPETSIEESCIPESNRCPYTQATETESDQNPESHFKELLTSASENQTQEKTGFTDTGSNWDPRIEKVTQSDRIPASKIEDDVCQIEFECNKTLESLDEVLSKKTQDVPEAVLAVCSVEESQMETPEVTVEVMESDMNPASHTEANLSATESDRKPDTPTEMFSISKETVPTSQEVLTESHNAEDQRTASGTPENTSIHPSIFYTAVDEKRQTEVTFIDLPVVKKNVPAPQEVLVENLNAQVEETQIESHVQEMLTVEYCSQSGNGKCVSETQSLLMKPTPPEVMVDQLTVERQVEEFRGTPNSQTEEMNPVLMESVQSSVCPVEDHILASPSLSQKTENTPKEALSNCFVAESHVEEHQLVSNEKNQTELEAGKNIESHVEELSLSQRSEPKPQMALIDSLEEHQEVLGDCFHAESQIEKKHMESDNRIISNPFEQKQEQVNKSINTAEVSTPHCESAGKQNSTMEMPRQHVIISQLQTDVETPSKGRLTATLLQEEINNHSSQNDNEDLKIFNAETVPKANVQESPEVSDCTTAVTQKALAPANFKTSGTEELKTVMDESEEAHERVEVNKIQNFNVCDYENKLNLDSVATPVSPTDLQIQSTEESENQKSQAEPTADTMSSEVLVEENPEDAKLLDAPENQAEVSEDMEYEDSGVQENQTALSTKTSYETQKLESEMVETSNLEIHHETELLHETTNHSSRNDMVKNLEHATASAPVEQEVAEHMLIVCESETGPDLTANGSHGNKGTTQCVTEVEMVAEEDDTNKKVSESTVIVSILGNNKVTEFITSDSNASVNQPEMDNPATPDCISIPTSPEEIQVQNEDLAEVQLKHAVPEMANTSNAVTSVIQEEETGCQDDEATAKTDGYHDTVEETAGNTEVLVFAQPTDTAPVPTISEELSDAISQSQVENQIVYEPISSPESIEDADAAMAPEKQVLVSFANISSIQDTKDDLPNEFMEASHFQLENEHMAKEEGSVGQKALEMVMVPLTTIFSETRAEEESAMSLPVEDLVPSEDVPSTQHMMEESKASPLPVENDEKPTDDHAAIEMDVQQTIKVPGPDSSPDSDKDGDAAVALEKQYLASDEEVQSTQDKASYLHPDNSSTTKEQRTDNQTSVEMEEVQLTTTVPEHKGDATTDLEKQDLLSLQEVPSIQDKMDTLMNESAEASHLQVENNESAKEEQTDGQAAIEMEKHHTIPVQQSCPDSNKDGEVAVALEKQVLVSSDDLPCNQVIKEDLCPNESEETHRLQLKNKTTADEWTVQAVVEMQVENTTNISETCPQSNRAGDVVLGLEKKEFVSLDMEGNLQLVNEKPAEEEQTNCQAAFEIGVQETSTVPETNLERNNNGDGALALNKEDLVSSEDLSSIQHVKDDLHLENETSNEEPTDGSVVVADVSQHLQDDLPAVDLPHDTSDEYVILKPVSDSNIHLDIVSQAAVASGLSDPSLVNQVDPNSTFDAINGPQQTCLLKTEEPPPDVKVDSVIPSSEEAKDLPAPPSEEPFESTPDNFLQPPSVMVETTNSKPQDENVVATEDSGENVALQELQILEDMEIGHEIVVVEVANEEDPDVTIIDKADTQTPSLQKAVEKTENENVLKTNNSFLKPDIDTEILLEKPKKQEMNTQARTKARLAALAEQKAAAMKRTANRQQLNLLALCQEIAEDIATDSTLLKRIEEEKQAAAKSEAAKKENPPMSTQELALVDVKPPAEPESSSAQRPPAEEPPAAQPASAESKLAEDPPKRRFFVSQVSVPLKAHEKKKLTRYQRLRQVELQREKMSWARMKKMKSDQANQLFSDMDWQASMLPPALFSINAMTTDPAPKTSSAPLPTPTLSSKPASPKPEAPESLKSETKEPIADAPKTEPEIKTEPPKTESPPTEPPKAEITRVTRQSSKAQTPQVTPPNPTPKVTRSSTRRSLPAVPPPMPNGLKASKPQPVEYKPYKPRPRYSPDDFELDDDPLPTPPKRVNPLPRLNQSPSQSHPLAQLKATLQQSSQAKLKHSTTSAGQISSPCQSKPTIPTSAQSKPTCSPGPHLPVTSSAQSKTSVTSAPAKPSPSDAVLKSKPALAVTQAVSVSPQLKTAGLAPAQTNQSVASNTSQMKPGSPPADGVAGHAKTLQALPATDKESKATAASSPPKSPPPPAGLNF encoded by the exons ATGCCAGCCTCAAAGCGAGGAACAGAGGAGCCCCTCGATCCTCAAGCGAAATTGAGGAGGCTGGAAGACATTGGTGAAGCGCTCCAGTCCGAAACCACACCAGCAATCAACAACAGGTCTCataaagaaatacatttgcatgaaattacAGATGCTGTTGCCCCTCGGACCAAAAGGAAacttgaagaagaagaagaagctacGGAAGGAAACCCATCCAAGTCATCACGACAGACTTCACCAGTCCGAACTACTCTAGGTCCACCCGTCACAAAACACTCAAGTGCCTTCTGTCGGGAAGCTCCGTCAGATGATTTTAATACAGAGTTCAATGTCGACAATACGCCCAGCGACAGCAGCAAGGACGGACTTTTCACTGAGAGCAATGAGCAGggtttgacaaaaaaatactcaagCCTAATACAAACCAAGCCAGCCTCCGACTCGCTGCAGGTGAGTGAAGAGTTACCGTCACCTCCAGCAGAATTTGTCCAGAATGAGCACAGTTATGGCAAATCATCAGACTCCAGTCTTGACAGCATTTTGGACACTACAGAAAACACCACAAAGGAAAGTAGGGCAGCCAACATCATATTTACGGCTGAAGAAAAGGAGAGAAAAGAAGCAGACGACCAAAGGCTTCCTGCTAACCATCCCCTCGCATCGTCCTTGACGCATTCGGAGGATGCTGCTGcaggtggtgctgctgctatCAGAAGCCGGGCAGTGGGAACATTTTGTTCCAGCAACGGAGATGCACATCTTGAACAGTTAGTCTGTGAACAAAATTGGCAGACTGATTCCATCAGTGAATGTATAGAAACTGTGACAAGTGTTATAAAGCAGGATTTAACACAAAATACAGACCAGGAAAAGCATGATGTGACGGTCAGTGGTGACTTAATGAGGCTTAATGATGTATCTGGTGAAGATCAGATGCCCCCAAACGTCAATGCTGAAGAAATTGTGTTGGAAAGTTGTAATCCTGAGACAAGCATTGAAGAAAGTTGTATACCCGAGTCAAATCGATGTCCATATACTCAGGCAACAGAAACTGAATCCGACCAAAACCCGGAGAGTCATTTTAAAGAACTTCTAACTTCAGCATCTGAGAATCAGACGCAAGAAAAAACAGGTTTTACGGACACTGGTAGCAACTGGGATCCTCGGATTGAGAAAGTAACACAGTCCGATAGAATTCCAGCCAGTAAGATTGAAGATGATGTGTGCCAAATTGAATTTGAGTGTAATAAAACTCTGGAAAGTTTGGATGAGGTGCTTTCAAAGAAGACCCAAGATGTGCCAGAAGCAGTCCTTGCAGTGTGTTCAGTCGAGGAAAGTCAAATGGAAACACCTGAGGTAACCGTAGAAGTAATGGAATCTGATATGAACCCAGCGAGTCATACTGAAGCAAATCTAAGTGCAACAGAGTCCGATAGAAAACCAGACACACCGACCGAAATGTTTTCGATTTCAAAGGAAACTGTTCCCACGTCGCAAGAGGTCCTCACTGAAAGTCACAATGCAGAGGATCAGAGAACGGCAAGTGGAACTCCAGAgaatacatccatccatccatccattttctataccgcagTTGATGAAAAAAGGCAGACTGAGGTAACGTTCATAGATTTGCCAGTTGTGAAGAAAAACGTTCCTGCACCACAAGAGGTCCTCGTTGAAAATCTTAATGCACAAGTTGAAGAAACTCAAATAGAGAGCCATGTTCAAGAAATGTTAACAGTGGAGTACTGTAGTCAAtcaggaaatggaaaatgtgtATCTGAAACTCAATCACTTTTAATGAAACCTACACCACCAGAGGTCATGGTTGACCAGTTAACTGTTGAGCGTCAAGTTGAAGAGTTCCGTGGAACCCCAAATAGTCAGACCGAAGAAATGAATCCAGTTTTAATGGAGTCTGTTCAAAGCTCAGTATGTCCTGTTGAAGACCATATATTAGCATCGCCTTCACTTTCacaaaaaactgaaaacacTCCAAAAGAAGCCCTTAGCAACTGTTTTGTTGCAGAGAGCCACGTTGAAGAACATCAACTGGTGtccaatgaaaaaaatcaaacagaaCTGGAGGCTGGTAAAAACATTGAAAGTCATGTTGAAGAGTTGTCTCTTTCACAAAGAAGTGAACCAAAGCCACAGATGGCCCTCATAGACAGTTTAGAGGAACATCAAGAGGTCCTCGGAGATTGTTTTCATGCAGAAAGTCAGATTGAGAAGAAGCATATGGAATCTGATAATAGAATCATCTCAAATCCCTTTGAACAAAAGCAGGAGCAAGTCAACAAAAGCATCAACACAGCTGAGGTGTCGACACCTCACTGTGAGTCGGCCGGCAAGCAAAACAGCACAATGGAGATGCCCCGTCAACATGTCATCATCTCGCAGCTGCAGACAGATGTGGAAACGCCATCGAAGGGAAGATTAACCGCTACGTTGCTTCAGGAGGAAATCAATAATCACTCCAGCCAAAATGACAATGAAGACTTGAAAATTTTTAATGCAGAAACGGTGCCAAAGGCAAACGTCCAGGAGAGCCCTGAAGTTAGCGATTGCACCACTGCTGTTACACAAAAAGCTTTAGCTCCTGCAAATTTCAAGACCAGTGGAACCGAAGAACTCAAAACTGTTATGGATGAATCAGAAGAAGCACACGAGAGAGTCGAGGTgaacaaaattcaaaatttcaaTGTTTGTGACTATGAAAACAAGTTAAATTTGGACTCTGTAGCTACACCTGTGAGTCCAACTGACCTCCAAATTCAAAGCACTGAAGAATCGGAAAATCAAAAAAGTCAAGCAGAACCAACAGCAGACACAATGTCTTCTGAAGTTCTCGTCGAAGAAAACCCGGAGGATGCAAAATTACTTGACGCTCCTGAAAATCAGGCAGAAGTATCCGAAGACATGGAGTATGAAGATTCTGGTGTTCAAGAGAATCAGACTGCATTATCAACAAAGACTTCTTATGAGACACAAAAATTGGAAAGTGAAATGGTGGAAACCTCAAACTTGGAAATACATCATGAAACGGAGTTGCTACATGAGACAACAAATCATTCAAGTAGAAATGACATGGTGAAGAATCTTGAGCATGCAACAGCATCAGCCCCAGTGGAGCAAGAGGTCGCAGAACATATGCTGATCGTATGTGAAAGTGAAACGGGTCCTGATTTGACTGCAAATGGCAGTCATGGTAACAAGGGTACCACACAGTGTGTCACAGAAGTAGAAATGGTAGCAGAAGAAGACGACACGAATAAGAAGGTCAGCGAATCGACAGTTATCGTCTCAATCTTGGGGAACAATAAGGTCACCGAATTCATCACCAGTGATTCGAATGCTTCCGTAAACCAACCAGAGATGGACAATCCAGCAACACCGGATTGTATCTCAATTCCAACTTCTCCTGAGGAAATACAAGTGCAGAATGAAGACCTTGCTGAAGTTCAACTCAAGCATGCGGTACCAGAAATGGCAAACACTTCGAATGCAGTGACAAGTGTCATTCAAG AAGAGGAGACGGGTTGCCAAGATGATGAAGCTACTGCAAAGACAGACGGCTATCATGACACTGTCGAAGAAACAGCTGGAAATACTGAAGTTTTAGTTTTTGCCCAACCAACTGACACTGCTCCTGTACCCACTATTTCAGAAGAGCTGAGCGATGCAATAAGTCAATCACAAGTTGAAAACCAGATAGTGTACGAGCCTATTAGTAGCCCAGAGAGTATTGAAGATGCAGATGCTGCTATGGCACCGGAGAAGCAAGTTTTGGTCTCTTTTGCGAACATATCAAGTATTCAAGACACGAAGGACGACTTGCCCAATGAATTCATGGAGGCCAGTCATTTCCAACTGGAAAATGAGCATATGGCTAAAGAAGAAGGATCAGTGGGCCAGAAAGCACTTGAAATGGTGATGGTCCCACTGACAACCATTTTTTCTGAGACTCGTGCAGAGGAAGAATCGGCAATGTCTTTACCGGTTGAAGATTTGGTGCCTTCGGAGGATGTGCCAAGTACTCAACACATGATGGAGGAAAGTAAGGCTAGTCCATTGCCAGTGGAAAATGACGAAAAACCGACAGACGACCATGCAGCAATTGAAATGGACGTACAACAGACCATCAAAGTACCAGGTCCAGACAGTAGTCCAGATAGTGACAAAGATGGGGATGCTGCCGTGGCTTTGGAGAAGCAATATTTGGCATCAGACGAGGAGGTACAAAGTACTCAAGACAAGGCTAGTTATTTGCACCCGGATAATAGCAGTACCACTAAAGAACAACGGACAGACAACCAAACCTCAGTCGAAATGGAGGAAGTACAATTGACCACCACTGTCCCAGAGCATAAAGGAGATGCCACCACTGATTTGGAGAAGCAGGACTTGCTGTCTTTACAGGAAGTACCAAGTATTCAAGACAAAATGGACACACTCATGAATGAAAGCGCAGAAGCTAGTCATTTGCAAgtggaaaataatgaaagtGCTAAAGAAGAACAGACAGATGGCCAAGCAGCAATTGAAATGGAGAAACACCACACTATCCCAGTTCAGCAAAGTTGTCCAGATAGCAACAAAGATGGCGAAGTTGCCGTGGCTTTGGAGAAGCAAGTCTTAGTGTCTTCGGACGATCTACCATGTAATCAAGTAATAAAGGAGGACTTGTGTCCGAATGAAAGTGAAGAGACTCATCGTTTGCAActaaaaaacaagacaactgCAGACGAATGGACAGTCCAAGCAGTAGTTGAAATGCAGGTCGAAAATACAACTAACATTTCAGAGACTTGTCCACAGAGTAACCGAGCTGGAGATGTTGTCCTGGGTTTAGAGAAGAAAGAATTTGTGTCTTTAGACATGGAGGGCAACTTGCAACTGGTAAATGAGAAACCTGCTGAAGAAGAACAGACAAATTGCCAAGCAGCTTTTGAAATAGGTGTGCAAGAGACCTCCACAGTTCCAGAGACTAATCTAGAGAGAAACAACAATGGAGATGGTGCTTTGGCTTTGAATAAGGAAGATTTGGTGTCCTCAGAGGATTTATCAAGTATCCAACATGTGAAAGATGACTTGCATTTGGAAAACGAGACATCTAATGAAGAACCAACAGATGGTAGTGTGGTTGTCGCAGATGTTTCTCAACACTTGCAGGATGATCTTCCTGCTGTGGACCTGCCACATGATACATCTGACGAATATGTAATTCTCAAGCCAGTCTCAGATAGCAACATTCACTTAGATATTGTCTCCCAAGCTGCTGTCGCGTCAGGTCTGTCTGACCCCAGTTTGGTGAACCAGGTGGATCCAAATTCTACCTTTGACGCAATAAATGGACCTCAACAGACCTGCCTTTTGAAGACTGAAGAGCCACCCCCTGATGTCAAAGTTGATTCAGTGATACCTTCAAGTGAAGAGGCAAAAGATTTACCTGCACCACCTTCAGAAGAACCTTTTGAGTCAACTCCAGACAACTTCCTTCAACCACCATCTGTCATGGTTGAAACGACCAACTCTAAACCTCAAGATGAAAATGTTGTGGCGACAGAGGACAGCGGGGAAAACGTTGCCCTCcaggaattgcaaattctGGAGGACATGGAGATCGGACATGAGATCGTTGTGGTTGAGGTTGCGAACGAAGAAGACCCTGACGTGACGATAATAGACAAAGCCGACACTCAAACGCCTTCTCTTCAAAAGGCAGTGGAAAagactgaaaatgaaaatgtattgaagACCAACAATTCCTTTTTAAAGCCCGACATTGACACCGAAATACTTCTTGAGAAACCCAAGAAGCAAGAAATGAACACCCAGGCCAGAACCAAAGCGCGTCTGGCTGCTCTGGCAGAGCAGAAAGCGGCCGCTATGAAGAGGACGGCCAACCGGCAGCAGCTCAACCTTTTAGCCTTGTGTCAGGAAATTGCTGAGGACATAGCCACAGACAGCACGCTGTTAAAGAGGAttgaagaggaaaaacaagcagCGGCCAAAAGCGAAGCTGCCAAGAAGGAAAATCCACCTATGAGCACGCAGGAACTGGCCCTTGTTGACGTCAAGCCTCCTGCTGAACCCGAAAGCTCCTCAGCGCAGAGGCCCCCTGCTGAGGAGCCCCCTGCGGCGCAGCCTGCCAGTGCTGAATCCAAGCTGGCAGAGGATCCGCCAAAGAGGCGTTTCTTTGTCTCCCAAGTTTCCGTGCCTCTGAAGGCCCACGAGAAGAAGAAGCTAACACGATATCAAAGATTAAGACAGGTAGAACTGCAAAGGGAGAAGATGTCATGGGCGCGCATGAAGAAAATGAAGTCTGACCAGGCAAATCAACTGTTCTCTGACATGGACTGGCAAGCTTCGATGTTACCACCTGCTCTGTTTTCCATCAATGCCATGACCACTGACCCTGCACCCAAAACCAGTTCGGCCCCCCTTCCAACTCCCACCTTAAGTAGCAAACCGGCATCCCCCAAGCCAGAAGCTCCTGAGTCTCTCAAGAGTGAAACTAAAGAACCCATAGCGGATGCCCCCAAGACTGAACCAGAAATCAAAACAGAACCCCCAAAAACAGAAAGTCCTCCGACTGAACCTCCTAAAGCCGAAATCACGAGAGTAACACGGCAAAGCAGTAAGGCTCAGACCCCTCAGGTCACCCCTCCAAATCCCACCCCAAAAGTCACCAGGTCGTCCACCAGGAGGTCTCTGCCGGCTGTACCCCCACCCATGCCCAACGGACTTAAGGCGTCAAAACCACAGCCTGTCGAGTACAAGCCATACAAACCGCGTCCCAGGTATTCACCTGATGATTTTGAACTTGATGATGACCCGTTACCGACGCCTCCAAAGAGGGTTAATCCTCTACCTAGGCTTAACCAGTCTCCCAGTCAGTCACATCCACTGGCCCAGTTGAAAGCCACACTTCAGCAATCCAGCCAGGCAAAACTTAAACACTCAACCACCTCTGCTGGACAGATTTCATCACCATGTCAATCAAAGCCCACCATTCCAACCTCAGCTCAGTCCAAACCCACCTGTTCTCCCGGTCCACACCTTCCCGTTACCTCAAGTGCCCAGTCAAAAACATCTGTCACCTCTGCTCCCGCCAAACCGTCACCCTCAGATGCGGTTCTGAAATCGAAACCCGCTTTGGCTGTGACTCAGGCTGTGTCGGTTTCACCTCAACTAAAAACAGCTGGCCTTGCCCCAGCTCAGACCAACCAGTCAGTGGCTTCAAACACATCCCAGATGAAGCCTGGCAGTCCTCCAGCTGATGGAGTTGCAGGTCATGCCAAAACCCTCCAGGCTCTGCCAGCAACAGACAAGGAAAGCAAG GCTACTGCTGCTTCAAGTCCACCTAAAAGCCCCCCTCCTCCTGCAGGtctgaatttttaa
- the LOC119139592 gene encoding N-acetyltransferase ESCO1-like encodes KNDLFPTSSKILWRTIITVFPKVADQCQKTDTSKTVQDGHASETSCQNGAVKQKDKATLQREVRKLKEADKDDSQTIIDAGQKHFGAVACSVCGMLYSAANPEDESQHLLFHNQFISAVKYVGWKKERILGEFPDGKIILVLPDDPKYALKKVEEIREMVDNDLGFKQVGTKCPSQTKTFLFITNDKKVAGCLIAEHINEGYRVIEEPQPEGSEGEKLMFERQRAWCCSTTAEPALCGISRIWVVSMMRRQAIASRLVECLRNNFIFGSYLSKDEIAFSDPTPDGKLFATHYFGTSQFLVYNFVSGTHPNQPKSDSV; translated from the exons aaaaatgacttgtTCCCTACTTCTTCAAAAATTTTGTGGCGTACAATAATCACTGTTTTTCCCAAAGTTGCTGATCAGTGCCAAAAGACCGATACCTCCAAGACAGTCCAGGATGGGCATGCATCAGAAACATCCTGTCAAAA cggTGCAGTGAAGCAGAAAGACAAAGCCACTCTGCAAAGAGAAGTGAGGAAACTTAAGGAGGCGGACAAAGATGACAGCCAAACTATTATT GATGCAGGACAGAAGCACTTTGGAGCTGTGGCCTGCAGCGTATGCGGGATGCTGTACTCTGCCGCCAACCCCGAGGACGAATCACAGCATTTGCTCTTCCACAACCAATTCATCAGCGCCGTAAAATATGTG GGCTGGAAAAAGGAGAGGATCCTGGGAGAATTTCCCGACGGCAAAATCATCCTGGTTCTGCCTGATGATCCCAAATATGCTCTCAAGAAG GTGGAAGAGATAAGGGAGATGGTGGACAATGATCTCGGCTTCAAGCAGGTGGGTACAAAGTGTCCCTCCCAGACGAAAACCTTCCTCTTCATCACCAACGACAAGAAAGTGGCGGGATGCCTCATAGCCGAGCACATCAACGAG GGCTACAGGGTGATCGAGGAGCCCCAGCCAGAGGGCTCGGAGGGGGAGAAGCTGATGTTTGAGCGGCAGAGGGCGTGGTGCTGCTCCACCACGGCCGAGCCGGCGCTGTGCGGGATCAGCCGCATTTGGGTGGTGAGCATGATGAGACGCCAAGCCATCGCCTCGCGTTTGGTCGAGTGCCTCAG GAACAACTTCATCTTCGGTTCGTACCTGAGCAAAGATGAGATCGCCTTCTCGGACCCAACGCCCGACGGCAAGCTCTTCGCCACTCACTACTTTGGCACCTCGCAGTTTTTGGTGTACAACTTTGTCAGTGGCACGCACCCGAACCAGCCCAAAAGTGACTCGGTATGA